One genomic region from Manis pentadactyla isolate mManPen7 chromosome 12, mManPen7.hap1, whole genome shotgun sequence encodes:
- the CASP8AP2 gene encoding CASP8-associated protein 2 isoform X1: MATDDDNGDGTSLFDVFSASPLKNNDEGSLDIYAGLDSAVSDNSSKSCVPSRNCLDLYEEILTEEGTAKEATYNDLQVEYGKCQLQMKELMKKFKDIQTQNFSLKNENQSLKKNISALIKTARVEINRKDEEINNLHQRLSEFPHFRNNHKAARTSDIVKTKDFKSRSPHLDDCSKTDHKAKSDVSKGVHHSTSLPNLEKEGKSHSEKKSTLHLPTTVEKHCTNGSWSHTHYPVSEGSAKEDNRRGRKDIRHSQYSRGTDRIRKDLNTSGGDGELRNTEAGQRLQGRTEKYGKGETKAESKNSKFKSNTDLDYKNEHISSSWEKEISRERSHSRVESQTDKKLERQSERLQSTNRKELKSQDKEERKVDQTPKSVVKDQDHWRRSERASLPHSKNEITKSSYNCSKYHLEERRGREECKRDRGVSNHSFQEGRCPSSLSTSRTHKYLDSREVDAVHQWENTPLKAERHRTEDKRIRERESKEENRHMRNEKRTPIEHFQKTNKETKKTTSDLKRQNEPKNDKGDVSNNDVSEGVDNKELAVKAESGPNETKKKDLKLSFMEKLNLTLSPAKKQPVSQDNQHKITNTPKSSGIGDLESLVQTETVTCVPSVSGHITEDNKSEVLKPKDVLTAPSESRTSIPERKIEEENCLFVKSVENASHCDMPVPICDAETSFPAPVEMEQTESLLPSAEMEQIINGATVPVAVDILQTNVSQNFDLELDNKNDLSSCSISEGREKKEAFSTEVAKSNDSILQPSIEEAGSLPVVLSEDVKPKFEPSLVDTPLVEGKFCHLESCLPKETLESSLPHTELMDHRMEIGETNSVCHDDENSVLSIDLNHLRPIPEAISPLNSPLRPVAKVIRLESPSRIPLYNNSHKDVFPPNSAHSTSKSPSNLNKENQKPIHKSDKFSVTDSHKNSSSDELEEGEIKSDSEKSKPQKSYEKSAKPKATEVRNTKIRKSTVHLPKDSGKTSLKIHQTESKWNKRQSESSRSSKTEKKNKTVSTSSLEKIVPIASAPSSIREVMHMLRMIRKHVRKNYMKFKVKFSLVQFHRIIESAVLSLTSLIKHLDLSKISKSVTTLQKNLCDVIESKLKQVKKNGIVDRLFEQQLPGMKKKLWKFVDEQLDYLFAKLKKILRKFCDSINFGSDNDKGRLEKINKGKAQYSNCQKENRDNCSKETLKQKSPKSEGFVYCKSLLGSKKSEEKHHGQNNSNINTINHDIKKSLNTCSDNMKKSHSEEHSLELKCPSTPKPGKSEVGVIEDAQTSQHAALKSERSFEILTEQQASSLTFNLVSDAQMGEIFKSLLQDSDLLDSSVNCNEKSEWEFKTPEKQLLESLKCESMPVCTTEELVAGEGSPCPKMISDDNWSLLSSEKGPSLSSGLALPVHPDVLDESCMFEVSTNIASSKDHVCNSEKSKPYISSILLEDLAVSLTVPSPLKSDGHLSFLKPEVLSSSTPEEVISAHFSEDALLEEEDASEQDIHLALESDNSSSKSSCSSSWTNWSVVPGFQYHPDLPMHAVIMEKSNDHFVVKIQRTAPSTPPGLKQNMVADESLASLPRVGKETDEAAEKEYSPCQNGAFKAVELNNSNKNVGGSESAHEEEDCMIQTQVPDIYEFLKDASDKVGHSNEVVAECFELHQVWEPKVPGNIEELPPVEEIPHSVEDHLPNTYIALTKGPVTETKNLGEFIEVTVLNIDQLECSSGNLDQNVQILDPMQPDNVGAFIDLTEDVSSESKTEGDPPALSAEHLECQVICVDEDNCKEETVQEASRPLECIVEEAYIDLTSESPSSYEEKKDDLKPESLSNSDNSVLPGALDNAHKKRKSFSDLNDSQKKQRKETDLTSREKTKQSTQDSGEAHQSKASKRKAPAVTKVSSSLKGSPGIKDPPETPATSTSLSAKNIIKKKGEIIVSWTRNDDREILLECQKKGPSLKTFSYLAAKLNKNSDQVSERFQQLMKLFEKSKCR; encoded by the exons ATTGTCTGAGTTTCCACATTTTCGAAATAATCATAAAGCTGCAAGGACATCAGATATAGTTAAAACAAAAGATTTTAAATCCAGATCTCCCCATTTGGATGATTGCTCAAAGACTGATCACAAAGCAAAAAGTGATGTTTCTAAAGGTGTACATCATAGCACTTCACTGCCAAACCTCGAAAAGGAAGGGAAATCACATTCTGAGAAAAAAAGCACTTTGCATTTGCCTACAACTGTTGAAAAACACTGCACCAATGGCAGTTGGTCACATACCCATTATCCAGTTAGTGAGGGCAGCGCAAAGGAGGATAATAGACGAGGGAGAAAAGATATTAGACATAGTCAGTATAGCAGGGGAACTGACAGAATACGAAAAGACTTAAATACTAGCGGTGGTGATGGTGAACTGAGGAACACGGAGGCTGGTCAAAGGCTTCAAGGACGAACTGAGAAATATGGTAAAGGTGAAACAAAGGCAGAAAGCAAAAATTCAAAGTTTAAAAGTAACACAGATTTGGAttataaaaatgaacacattagTTCTTCTTGGGAAAAAGAGATCTCTAGAGAAAGGTCACACAGTCGAGTAGAATCTCAAACTGACAAAAAACTAGAAAGACAAAGTGAAAGATTACAAAGtacaaatagaaaagaacttAAATCACAagacaaagaagagagaaaagttgATCAAACACCTAAATCAGTAGTAAAAGACCAGGATCATTGGAGAAGATCTGAACGAGCATCACTTCCTCATTCTAAGAACGAAATAACAAAGTCTTCTTACAATTGCAGTAAATACCATctagaagagagaagaggaagggaagagtGTAAAAGAGACAGGGGTGTAAGTAATCATAGTTTTCAAGAAGGAAGGTGTCCATCCTCTCTTTCAACAAGTAGAACTCACAAATACTTGGACTCCAGGGAAGTTGATGCTGTGCACCAATGGGAAAATACACCTTTAAAAGCAGAAAGACATAGAACTGAAGATAAGAGGATAAGAGAACgagaaagcaaagaagaaaataggcatatgagaaatgaaaaaagaacacCTATAGAACATTTTCAGAAGACTAAcaaagaaactaagaaaaccactTCTGATTTAAAGAGACAGAATGAGCCAAAAAATGATAAAGGTGATGTTTCTAATAATGATGTTTCTGAAGGAGTGGATAATAAAGAGCTTGCAGTTAAAGCAGAGAGTGgtccaaatgaaacaaaaaagaaagacttaAAGTTGagttttatggaaaagttgaacTTAACTCTTTCTCCTGCTAAAAAGCAACCTGTTTCTCAGGATAATCAACATAAAATAACCAATACTCCCAAATCCAGTGGCATAGGTGATTTGGAGTCCCTGGTGCAGACTGAAACAGTGACGTGTGTTCCTTCTGTCAGTGGACATATCACAGAAGATAACAAATCAGAAGTACTGAAACCAAAGGATGTGCTTACAGCACCATCTGAATCCAGGACCAGTAtcccagaaagaaaaatagaagaagaaaattGTTTGTTTGTTAAATCTGTTGAGAATGCTTCACACTGTGATATGCCTGTGCCCATCTGTGATGCAGAGACTTCCTTTCCAGCACCTGTGGAAATGGAACAAACAGAATCTTTGTTGCCATCAGCAGAAATGGAACAAATCATTAATGGTGCAACAGTTCCTGTGGCAGTGGACATATTACAAACAAATGTTTCTCAGAACTTTGACTTGGAATTGGATAACAAAAATGATTTAAGTTCTTGTAGTATTTCTGAAGGTAGGGAAAAGAAGGAGGCTTTTTCAACAGAAGTGGCCAAATCCAATGACAGCATTTTGCAGCCCTCAATTGAAGAAGCTGGAAGTTTGCCAGTAGTCCTTTCAGAAGATGTCAAGCCAAAATTTGAGCCTTCTCTTGTAGATACACCACTGGTTGAGGGTAAGTTTTGTCATTTGGAGTCTTGCTTACCTAAAGAGACTCTGGAATCTTCACTTCCGCATACTGAGTTAATGGACCACAGGATGGAAATTGGTGAAACAAACTCAGTCTGTCATGATGATGAGAACTCGGTTCTGAGCATTGATCTTAATCACCTGAGACCTATTCCAGAAGCCATCAGTCCTCTGAATAGTCCACTGAGACCTGTAGCAAAAGTTATTAGACTGGAAAGCCCATCTCGAATTCCATTGTATAATAACAGTCATAAAG ATGTGTTTCCACCAAATTCAGCTCATTCTACCTCCAAGAGTCCATCTAATctcaataaagaaaatcaaaaacCAATTCACAAATCTGACAAGTTTTCAGTAACAGACTCCCATAAGAATTCATCTTCAGATGAATTAGAAGAGGGAGAAATTAAAAGTGACAGTGAAAAATCTAAACCACAAAAAAGTTATGAGAAAAGTGCCAAACCTAAAGCTACTGAAGTGCGGAATACAAAAATTAGGAAAAGTACTGTGCATTTGCCCAAAGACAGTGGAAAAACATCTCTAAAAATCCATCAGACTGAAAGCAAATGGAATAAAAGACAAAGTGAATCTAGCAgatcttccaaaacagaaaagaaaaataagacagtGAGCACCTCTAGCCTAGAAAAAATTGTTCCAATTGCTTCTGCACCCTCTTCTATACGAGAGGTTATGCATATGTTACGAATGATAAGAAAACATGTAaggaaaaattacatgaaattcaaagtaaaattttCATTAGTACAATTTCATAGAATCATTGAGTCAGCAGTTTTGAGTCTTACATCACTAATTAAACACCTTGACTTATCCAAAATCTCTAAGTCAGTAACTACTTTGCAGAAGAATCTCTGTGATGTTATAGAATCCAAACTTAAGCAAGTTAAAAAGAATGGCATAGTAGATCGTTTATTTGAACAGCAACTACCaggtatgaaaaaaaaattgtggaaaTTTGTAGATGAACAACTTGATTATTTGTTTGCTAAGCTTAAGAAAATCTTAAGAAAGTTTTGTGATTCCATAAACTTTGGCAGTGACAATGATAAAGGAAgacttgaaaagataaataaaggaaaagcacAATATTCAAATTGTCAGAAGGAGAACAGGGATAACTGCAGCAAAGAAACGCTGAAACAGAAGTCCCCCAAATCAGAGGGTTTTGTTTATTGTAAGTCTTTACTGGGAAGTAAAAAATCTGAGGAAAAACATCATGGCCAGAATAACTCCAATATTAACACAATAAACCATGACATTAAAAAAAGTTTAAACACTTGCTCTGATAATATGAAAAAATCTCATTCTGAAGAGCactccttggaactcaagtgtcCAAGCACCCCAAAGCCAGGAAAAAGTGAAGTTGGTGTCATCGAGGATGCCCAGACATCCCAGCATGCAGCTTTGAAGTCGGAACGCAGCTTTGAGATTCTTACTGAACAGCAAGCATCTAGCCTTACTTTTAATTTAGTGAGTGATGCACAGATGggggaaatatttaaaagtttgttGCAAGATTCTGATCTTTTGGACAGCAGTGTTAACTGTAATGAAAAAAGTGAGTGGGAGTTTAAGACTCCAGAAAAACAGCTGTTAGAGAGTCTCAAATGTGAATCTATGCCAGTTTGTACAACGGAAGAGCTAGTTGCAGGGGAGGGTTCTCCATGTCCTAAAATGATTAGTGATGATAACTGGTCGTTATTGTCCTCTGAGAAAGGTCCATCTCTGTCTTCAGGACTTGCGTTGCCAGTTCATCCTGATGTGTTGGATGAAAGTTGTATGTTTGAAGTGTCGACTAACATAGCTTCAAGTAAAGATCATGTATGTAATTCAGAAAAGAGTAAGCCCTATATTTCTTCCATCCTTCTTGAAGATCTAGCGGTCTCTTTAACAGTACCATCACCTCTCAAGTCAGATGGTCACCTCAGTTTCTTAAAGCCTGAAGTTTTGTCTAGTTCAACCCCTGAGGAAGTGATTAGTGCCCATTTTAGTGAAGATGCTTTACTTGAGGAAGAGGATGCATCGGAACAAGATATTCATTTAGCTCTGGAGTCTGATAATTCAAGCAGTAAATCAAGTTGTTCTTCATCGTGGACAAACTGGTCTGTTGTTCCTGGCTTTCAGTACCATCCTGATCTACCCATGCATGCTGTCATAATGGAAAAGTCCAATGATCATTTCGTTGTGAAAATACAGCGTACAGCACCATCTACCCCCCCTGGTCTGAAACAGAATATGGTGGCTGATGAATCATTGGCATCGTTGCCCAGAGTCGGAAAGGAAACCGATGAAGCAGCAGAGAAAGAATATAGTCCATGTCAGAATGGAGCTTTTAAGGCTGTGGAATTGAACAATTCCAACAAAAATGTTGGTGGCAGTGAATCAGCTCATGAAGAGGAGGACTGTATGATACAAACACAGGTTCCCGATATATACGAATTTCTTAAAGATGCATCAGATAAAGTGGGTCATAGTAATGAAGTGGTTGCTGAGTGTTTCGAGTTGCACCAAGTATGGGAACCAAAAGTGCCTGGAAACATTGAAGAATTGCCTCCAGTGGAAGAAATTCCACATTCTGTTGAGGATCATCTTCCAAATACATACATAGCCCTCACAAAAGGTCCAGTCACTGAGACCAAAAATTTGGGGGAATTCATAGAAGTAACAGTTTTAAATATTGATCAGTTGGAATGTTCCAGTGGCAATTTGGATCAAAACGTTCAAATACTAGACCCTATGCAGCCTGATAATGTAGGTGCTTTTATTGATTTGACAGAAGATGTTTCCAGTGAGAGTAAAACTGAAGGTGATCCTCCTGCTTTATCTGCTGAACACTTGGAATGTCAGGTGATATGTGTAGATGAAGATAACTGTAAGGAAGAAACGGTGCAAGAGGCAAGCAGGCCTTTGGAATGCATTGTTGAGGAAGCCTATATTGATTTGACCTCGGAATCTCCCAGTTCATACgaagaaaaaaaggatgatttAAAACCAGAGTCACTGTCAAATTCTGATAATTCAGTGTTGCCTGGGGCTTTGGATAATgctcacaaaaagagaaaaagcttttCTGATCTAAATGATTCTcagaaaaaacagagaaaggaaacaGACTTAACCAGTAGGGAAAAGACCAAGCAAAGTACTCAAGATTCTGGTGAAGCTCACCAAAGTAAGGCCAGTAAGAGGAAGGCCCCTGCAGTGACCAAAGTCTCCTCGTCGTTAAAGGGCAGCCCAGGGATTAAGGATCCACCAGAAACACCTGCCACTTCTACAAGCCTTTCTGCAAagaatattattaaaaagaagggagaaattaTAGTTTCCTGGACAAG aaatGATGACCGGGAAATTTTACTGGAGTGTCAGAAAAAAGGGCCAtcattgaaaacattttcttatttagCTGCCAAGTTGAATAAAAATTCCGATCAG gtCTCAGAAAGATTCCAGCAGCTAATGAAGCTCTTTGAAAAGTCAAAATGCAG ATAA
- the CASP8AP2 gene encoding CASP8-associated protein 2 isoform X2: MATDDDNGDGTSLFDVFSASPLKNNDEGSLDIYAGLDSAVSDNSSKSCVPSRNCLDLYEEILTEEGTAKEATYNDLQVEYGKCQLQMKELMKKFKDIQTQNFSLKNENQSLKKNISALIKTARVEINRKDEEINNLHQRLSEFPHFRNNHKAARTSDIVKTKDFKSRSPHLDDCSKTDHKAKSDVSKGVHHSTSLPNLEKEGKSHSEKKSTLHLPTTVEKHCTNGSWSHTHYPVSEGSAKEDNRRGRKDIRHSQYSRGTDRIRKDLNTSGGDGELRNTEAGQRLQGRTEKYGKGETKAESKNSKFKSNTDLDYKNEHISSSWEKEISRERSHSRVESQTDKKLERQSERLQSTNRKELKSQDKEERKVDQTPKSVVKDQDHWRRSERASLPHSKNEITKSSYNCSKYHLEERRGREECKRDRGVSNHSFQEGRCPSSLSTSRTHKYLDSREVDAVHQWENTPLKAERHRTEDKRIRERESKEENRHMRNEKRTPIEHFQKTNKETKKTTSDLKRQNEPKNDKGDVSNNDVSEGVDNKELAVKAESGPNETKKKDLKLSFMEKLNLTLSPAKKQPVSQDNQHKITNTPKSSGIGDLESLVQTETVTCVPSVSGHITEDNKSEVLKPKDVLTAPSESRTSIPERKIEEENCLFVKSVENASHCDMPVPICDAETSFPAPVEMEQTESLLPSAEMEQIINGATVPVAVDILQTNVSQNFDLELDNKNDLSSCSISEGREKKEAFSTEVAKSNDSILQPSIEEAGSLPVVLSEDVKPKFEPSLVDTPLVEGKFCHLESCLPKETLESSLPHTELMDHRMEIGETNSVCHDDENSVLSIDLNHLRPIPEAISPLNSPLRPVAKVIRLESPSRIPLYNNSHKDVFPPNSAHSTSKSPSNLNKENQKPIHKSDKFSVTDSHKNSSSDELEEGEIKSDSEKSKPQKSYEKSAKPKATEVRNTKIRKSTVHLPKDSGKTSLKIHQTESKWNKRQSESSRSSKTEKKNKTVSTSSLEKIVPIASAPSSIREVMHMLRMIRKHVRKNYMKFKVKFSLVQFHRIIESAVLSLTSLIKHLDLSKISKSVTTLQKNLCDVIESKLKQVKKNGIVDRLFEQQLPGMKKKLWKFVDEQLDYLFAKLKKILRKFCDSINFGSDNDKGRLEKINKGKAQYSNCQKENRDNCSKETLKQKSPKSEGFVYCKSLLGSKKSEEKHHGQNNSNINTINHDIKKSLNTCSDNMKKSHSEEHSLELKCPSTPKPGKSEVGVIEDAQTSQHAALKSERSFEILTEQQASSLTFNLVSDAQMGEIFKSLLQDSDLLDSSVNCNEKSEWEFKTPEKQLLESLKCESMPVCTTEELVAGEGSPCPKMISDDNWSLLSSEKGPSLSSGLALPVHPDVLDESCMFEVSTNIASSKDHVCNSEKSKPYISSILLEDLAVSLTVPSPLKSDGHLSFLKPEVLSSSTPEEVISAHFSEDALLEEEDASEQDIHLALESDNSSSKSSCSSSWTNWSVVPGFQYHPDLPMHAVIMEKSNDHFVVKIQRTAPSTPPGLKQNMVADESLASLPRVGKETDEAAEKEYSPCQNGAFKAVELNNSNKNVGGSESAHEEEDCMIQTQVPDIYEFLKDASDKVGHSNEVVAECFELHQVWEPKVPGNIEELPPVEEIPHSVEDHLPNTYIALTKGPVTETKNLGEFIEVTVLNIDQLECSSGNLDQNVQILDPMQPDNVGAFIDLTEDVSSESKTEGDPPALSAEHLECQVICVDEDNCKEETVQEASRPLECIVEEAYIDLTSESPSSYEEKKDDLKPESLSNSDNSVLPGALDNAHKKRKSFSDLNDSQKKQRKETDLTSREKTKQSTQDSGEAHQSKASKRKAPAVTKVSSSLKGSPGIKDPPETPATSTSLSAKNIIKKKGEIIVSWTRNDDREILLECQKKGPSLKTFSYLAAKLNKNSDQVSERFQQLMKLFEKSKCR; the protein is encoded by the exons ATTGTCTGAGTTTCCACATTTTCGAAATAATCATAAAGCTGCAAGGACATCAGATATAGTTAAAACAAAAGATTTTAAATCCAGATCTCCCCATTTGGATGATTGCTCAAAGACTGATCACAAAGCAAAAAGTGATGTTTCTAAAGGTGTACATCATAGCACTTCACTGCCAAACCTCGAAAAGGAAGGGAAATCACATTCTGAGAAAAAAAGCACTTTGCATTTGCCTACAACTGTTGAAAAACACTGCACCAATGGCAGTTGGTCACATACCCATTATCCAGTTAGTGAGGGCAGCGCAAAGGAGGATAATAGACGAGGGAGAAAAGATATTAGACATAGTCAGTATAGCAGGGGAACTGACAGAATACGAAAAGACTTAAATACTAGCGGTGGTGATGGTGAACTGAGGAACACGGAGGCTGGTCAAAGGCTTCAAGGACGAACTGAGAAATATGGTAAAGGTGAAACAAAGGCAGAAAGCAAAAATTCAAAGTTTAAAAGTAACACAGATTTGGAttataaaaatgaacacattagTTCTTCTTGGGAAAAAGAGATCTCTAGAGAAAGGTCACACAGTCGAGTAGAATCTCAAACTGACAAAAAACTAGAAAGACAAAGTGAAAGATTACAAAGtacaaatagaaaagaacttAAATCACAagacaaagaagagagaaaagttgATCAAACACCTAAATCAGTAGTAAAAGACCAGGATCATTGGAGAAGATCTGAACGAGCATCACTTCCTCATTCTAAGAACGAAATAACAAAGTCTTCTTACAATTGCAGTAAATACCATctagaagagagaagaggaagggaagagtGTAAAAGAGACAGGGGTGTAAGTAATCATAGTTTTCAAGAAGGAAGGTGTCCATCCTCTCTTTCAACAAGTAGAACTCACAAATACTTGGACTCCAGGGAAGTTGATGCTGTGCACCAATGGGAAAATACACCTTTAAAAGCAGAAAGACATAGAACTGAAGATAAGAGGATAAGAGAACgagaaagcaaagaagaaaataggcatatgagaaatgaaaaaagaacacCTATAGAACATTTTCAGAAGACTAAcaaagaaactaagaaaaccactTCTGATTTAAAGAGACAGAATGAGCCAAAAAATGATAAAGGTGATGTTTCTAATAATGATGTTTCTGAAGGAGTGGATAATAAAGAGCTTGCAGTTAAAGCAGAGAGTGgtccaaatgaaacaaaaaagaaagacttaAAGTTGagttttatggaaaagttgaacTTAACTCTTTCTCCTGCTAAAAAGCAACCTGTTTCTCAGGATAATCAACATAAAATAACCAATACTCCCAAATCCAGTGGCATAGGTGATTTGGAGTCCCTGGTGCAGACTGAAACAGTGACGTGTGTTCCTTCTGTCAGTGGACATATCACAGAAGATAACAAATCAGAAGTACTGAAACCAAAGGATGTGCTTACAGCACCATCTGAATCCAGGACCAGTAtcccagaaagaaaaatagaagaagaaaattGTTTGTTTGTTAAATCTGTTGAGAATGCTTCACACTGTGATATGCCTGTGCCCATCTGTGATGCAGAGACTTCCTTTCCAGCACCTGTGGAAATGGAACAAACAGAATCTTTGTTGCCATCAGCAGAAATGGAACAAATCATTAATGGTGCAACAGTTCCTGTGGCAGTGGACATATTACAAACAAATGTTTCTCAGAACTTTGACTTGGAATTGGATAACAAAAATGATTTAAGTTCTTGTAGTATTTCTGAAGGTAGGGAAAAGAAGGAGGCTTTTTCAACAGAAGTGGCCAAATCCAATGACAGCATTTTGCAGCCCTCAATTGAAGAAGCTGGAAGTTTGCCAGTAGTCCTTTCAGAAGATGTCAAGCCAAAATTTGAGCCTTCTCTTGTAGATACACCACTGGTTGAGGGTAAGTTTTGTCATTTGGAGTCTTGCTTACCTAAAGAGACTCTGGAATCTTCACTTCCGCATACTGAGTTAATGGACCACAGGATGGAAATTGGTGAAACAAACTCAGTCTGTCATGATGATGAGAACTCGGTTCTGAGCATTGATCTTAATCACCTGAGACCTATTCCAGAAGCCATCAGTCCTCTGAATAGTCCACTGAGACCTGTAGCAAAAGTTATTAGACTGGAAAGCCCATCTCGAATTCCATTGTATAATAACAGTCATAAAG ATGTGTTTCCACCAAATTCAGCTCATTCTACCTCCAAGAGTCCATCTAATctcaataaagaaaatcaaaaacCAATTCACAAATCTGACAAGTTTTCAGTAACAGACTCCCATAAGAATTCATCTTCAGATGAATTAGAAGAGGGAGAAATTAAAAGTGACAGTGAAAAATCTAAACCACAAAAAAGTTATGAGAAAAGTGCCAAACCTAAAGCTACTGAAGTGCGGAATACAAAAATTAGGAAAAGTACTGTGCATTTGCCCAAAGACAGTGGAAAAACATCTCTAAAAATCCATCAGACTGAAAGCAAATGGAATAAAAGACAAAGTGAATCTAGCAgatcttccaaaacagaaaagaaaaataagacagtGAGCACCTCTAGCCTAGAAAAAATTGTTCCAATTGCTTCTGCACCCTCTTCTATACGAGAGGTTATGCATATGTTACGAATGATAAGAAAACATGTAaggaaaaattacatgaaattcaaagtaaaattttCATTAGTACAATTTCATAGAATCATTGAGTCAGCAGTTTTGAGTCTTACATCACTAATTAAACACCTTGACTTATCCAAAATCTCTAAGTCAGTAACTACTTTGCAGAAGAATCTCTGTGATGTTATAGAATCCAAACTTAAGCAAGTTAAAAAGAATGGCATAGTAGATCGTTTATTTGAACAGCAACTACCaggtatgaaaaaaaaattgtggaaaTTTGTAGATGAACAACTTGATTATTTGTTTGCTAAGCTTAAGAAAATCTTAAGAAAGTTTTGTGATTCCATAAACTTTGGCAGTGACAATGATAAAGGAAgacttgaaaagataaataaaggaaaagcacAATATTCAAATTGTCAGAAGGAGAACAGGGATAACTGCAGCAAAGAAACGCTGAAACAGAAGTCCCCCAAATCAGAGGGTTTTGTTTATTGTAAGTCTTTACTGGGAAGTAAAAAATCTGAGGAAAAACATCATGGCCAGAATAACTCCAATATTAACACAATAAACCATGACATTAAAAAAAGTTTAAACACTTGCTCTGATAATATGAAAAAATCTCATTCTGAAGAGCactccttggaactcaagtgtcCAAGCACCCCAAAGCCAGGAAAAAGTGAAGTTGGTGTCATCGAGGATGCCCAGACATCCCAGCATGCAGCTTTGAAGTCGGAACGCAGCTTTGAGATTCTTACTGAACAGCAAGCATCTAGCCTTACTTTTAATTTAGTGAGTGATGCACAGATGggggaaatatttaaaagtttgttGCAAGATTCTGATCTTTTGGACAGCAGTGTTAACTGTAATGAAAAAAGTGAGTGGGAGTTTAAGACTCCAGAAAAACAGCTGTTAGAGAGTCTCAAATGTGAATCTATGCCAGTTTGTACAACGGAAGAGCTAGTTGCAGGGGAGGGTTCTCCATGTCCTAAAATGATTAGTGATGATAACTGGTCGTTATTGTCCTCTGAGAAAGGTCCATCTCTGTCTTCAGGACTTGCGTTGCCAGTTCATCCTGATGTGTTGGATGAAAGTTGTATGTTTGAAGTGTCGACTAACATAGCTTCAAGTAAAGATCATGTATGTAATTCAGAAAAGAGTAAGCCCTATATTTCTTCCATCCTTCTTGAAGATCTAGCGGTCTCTTTAACAGTACCATCACCTCTCAAGTCAGATGGTCACCTCAGTTTCTTAAAGCCTGAAGTTTTGTCTAGTTCAACCCCTGAGGAAGTGATTAGTGCCCATTTTAGTGAAGATGCTTTACTTGAGGAAGAGGATGCATCGGAACAAGATATTCATTTAGCTCTGGAGTCTGATAATTCAAGCAGTAAATCAAGTTGTTCTTCATCGTGGACAAACTGGTCTGTTGTTCCTGGCTTTCAGTACCATCCTGATCTACCCATGCATGCTGTCATAATGGAAAAGTCCAATGATCATTTCGTTGTGAAAATACAGCGTACAGCACCATCTACCCCCCCTGGTCTGAAACAGAATATGGTGGCTGATGAATCATTGGCATCGTTGCCCAGAGTCGGAAAGGAAACCGATGAAGCAGCAGAGAAAGAATATAGTCCATGTCAGAATGGAGCTTTTAAGGCTGTGGAATTGAACAATTCCAACAAAAATGTTGGTGGCAGTGAATCAGCTCATGAAGAGGAGGACTGTATGATACAAACACAGGTTCCCGATATATACGAATTTCTTAAAGATGCATCAGATAAAGTGGGTCATAGTAATGAAGTGGTTGCTGAGTGTTTCGAGTTGCACCAAGTATGGGAACCAAAAGTGCCTGGAAACATTGAAGAATTGCCTCCAGTGGAAGAAATTCCACATTCTGTTGAGGATCATCTTCCAAATACATACATAGCCCTCACAAAAGGTCCAGTCACTGAGACCAAAAATTTGGGGGAATTCATAGAAGTAACAGTTTTAAATATTGATCAGTTGGAATGTTCCAGTGGCAATTTGGATCAAAACGTTCAAATACTAGACCCTATGCAGCCTGATAATGTAGGTGCTTTTATTGATTTGACAGAAGATGTTTCCAGTGAGAGTAAAACTGAAGGTGATCCTCCTGCTTTATCTGCTGAACACTTGGAATGTCAGGTGATATGTGTAGATGAAGATAACTGTAAGGAAGAAACGGTGCAAGAGGCAAGCAGGCCTTTGGAATGCATTGTTGAGGAAGCCTATATTGATTTGACCTCGGAATCTCCCAGTTCATACgaagaaaaaaaggatgatttAAAACCAGAGTCACTGTCAAATTCTGATAATTCAGTGTTGCCTGGGGCTTTGGATAATgctcacaaaaagagaaaaagcttttCTGATCTAAATGATTCTcagaaaaaacagagaaaggaaacaGACTTAACCAGTAGGGAAAAGACCAAGCAAAGTACTCAAGATTCTGGTGAAGCTCACCAAAGTAAGGCCAGTAAGAGGAAGGCCCCTGCAGTGACCAAAGTCTCCTCGTCGTTAAAGGGCAGCCCAGGGATTAAGGATCCACCAGAAACACCTGCCACTTCTACAAGCCTTTCTGCAAagaatattattaaaaagaagggagaaattaTAGTTTCCTGGACAAG aaatGATGACCGGGAAATTTTACTGGAGTGTCAGAAAAAAGGGCCAtcattgaaaacattttcttatttagCTGCCAAGTTGAATAAAAATTCCGATCAG gtCTCAGAAAGATTCCAGCAGCTAATGAAGCTCTTTGAAAAGTCAAAATGCAGGTAG